In the Gossypium arboreum isolate Shixiya-1 chromosome 10, ASM2569848v2, whole genome shotgun sequence genome, one interval contains:
- the LOC108488617 gene encoding non-specific lipid-transfer protein 6: MPRSMSLKLACVVVLCLLVGAPLAQGAISCVQVKYSLLPCVGYVRGNNAGPAPPDCCKGIRSLKSAARRRLDRQAACKCIKSLAADISDINYSVAAGLPGQCKVHIPYKISPSIDCKRVK, from the exons ATGCCTAGGTCCATGTCCCTTAAGCTTGCATGTGTAGTGGTGTTGTGCCTGTTGGTGGGCGCACCCCTGGCTCAAGGGGCCATAAGCTGTGTTCAAGTCAAATACTCCCTCCTACCCTGCGTCGGTTACGTAAGAGGCAATAATGCTGGTCCTGCTCCCCCAGATTGCTGTAAAGGCATCAGATCTCTCAAATCTGCGGCCCGAAGAAGACTAGACCGGCAAGCAGCTTGCAAATGCATCAAAAGTCTGGCCGCCGACATTTCTGACATCAACTATAGCGTTGCAGCCGGACTCCCAGGCCAGTGCAAAGTCCACATCCCTTACAAGATCAGCCCTAGCATTGACTGCAAAAG AGTCAAGTGA